One Pseudomonas sp. C27(2019) DNA window includes the following coding sequences:
- a CDS encoding pyruvate, water dikinase regulatory protein produces MKRTAFFISDGTGITAETLGQSLLAQFGNISFRRLTRPYIDTVEKAQAMVQQINEVAEAEQFRPIVFDTIVDSGISDILSTANAFKVDVFATFISPLEEELNDRSSYSVGTSHSITHSANYVERIEAVHFALDNDDGGRTRHYDSADIILVGVSRCGKTPTCLYMAMQYGIRAANYPLTEDDMESLQLPSSLKKYKEKLFGLTIDADRLAAIRNERKPNSRYASYAQCEFEVREVEALFKRENINFINTTHFSVEEISAKILVEKGIERRFK; encoded by the coding sequence AACGTACAGCTTTTTTTATTTCAGATGGAACGGGTATCACTGCTGAAACACTTGGTCAAAGTTTATTGGCGCAGTTTGGCAATATCAGCTTCCGCCGTCTAACCCGACCTTACATTGATACTGTTGAAAAAGCACAAGCAATGGTACAGCAAATTAATGAGGTTGCGGAAGCAGAGCAATTTCGTCCGATTGTTTTTGACACCATTGTTGATTCCGGTATTAGCGATATCTTATCCACTGCCAATGCATTTAAAGTGGATGTTTTTGCCACGTTTATTTCGCCATTAGAAGAAGAACTCAATGATCGCTCATCGTATTCAGTGGGTACATCGCACTCAATCACGCATAGCGCCAATTATGTAGAGCGTATTGAGGCAGTGCATTTTGCCCTTGATAACGATGACGGCGGTCGTACTCGGCATTATGACAGTGCTGATATTATCCTTGTCGGTGTCTCGCGTTGCGGTAAAACGCCAACCTGCTTGTATATGGCGATGCAGTATGGGATTCGTGCAGCCAACTATCCGCTGACTGAAGATGATATGGAAAGCCTGCAGTTACCCAGCTCGCTAAAGAAATACAAAGAAAAACTATTCGGTCTGACCATTGATGCGGATCGCTTGGCTGCGATTCGTAATGAGCGTAAACCCAACAGCCGCTATGCCAGTTACGCGCAATGTGAGTTTGAAGTGCGTGAAGTGGAAGCTTTGTTTAAGCGCGAAAATATTAACTTTATTAATACCACGCATTTTTCTGTTGAAGAGATTTCTGCAAAAATCTTGGTAGAGAAAGGTATCGAGCGTCGCTTTAAGTGA